Proteins encoded by one window of Deferribacterota bacterium:
- the nifD gene encoding nitrogenase molybdenum-iron protein alpha chain, translating to MAIENKNFNETIEKIIEKYPEKTKKDRQKHIKVMVKDERCKDLPKSNRRSRPGVMTIRGCAYAGSKGVVWGPVKDAIHISHGPVGCGQYSWAARRNYFKGTAGIDSFVTMQFTSDFQENDIVFGGDKKLEIIVDEIEKLFPLNKGITIQSECPVGLIGDDIEAVARRKSKEYNKPIIPVRCEGFRGISQSLGHHIANDSIKDNIYEKDNKGSEIKSTKYDIALIGDYNIGGDAWASRKILEDMGLNLISQSTGDSTINEIENLGRAKVVLIHCYRSMNYIARYIEEKFGIPWLEFNFFGPTEIFNSMRHIASFFDDKIKERTEYLINEKYVPITNKIIEEYKPRLKDKTVMLYVGGLRPRHTIPAFRDLGMEVLITGYEFAHNDDYERTKKYLEDATLVVDDMNEYEMENLLKNHKPNMFGSGIKEKYQSQKLGVPFRQMHSWDYSGPYHGIDGFGVFARDMDMTVNGPVWKKIKAPWNKS from the coding sequence CAGAAAAAACAAAAAAAGATAGACAAAAACATATTAAGGTTATGGTAAAAGATGAGCGCTGTAAGGACCTACCAAAATCAAATAGACGCTCAAGACCAGGTGTTATGACTATAAGGGGTTGCGCCTATGCAGGATCAAAAGGTGTTGTTTGGGGTCCTGTAAAAGATGCCATACATATTAGTCACGGGCCAGTTGGTTGCGGCCAATACTCATGGGCTGCAAGGAGAAATTACTTTAAAGGCACTGCTGGGATAGATTCTTTTGTAACAATGCAATTTACATCAGATTTTCAAGAGAATGATATTGTGTTTGGCGGTGACAAAAAACTTGAAATTATAGTAGATGAGATTGAAAAGCTTTTCCCTTTAAATAAGGGCATAACTATTCAATCAGAATGTCCAGTTGGTTTAATAGGAGATGATATAGAAGCAGTTGCCAGAAGAAAAAGTAAAGAATATAATAAGCCCATAATACCCGTTAGATGTGAAGGCTTTAGAGGAATTAGTCAATCACTAGGCCATCATATAGCCAATGATTCAATAAAAGATAATATTTACGAGAAAGACAATAAAGGATCTGAGATAAAATCTACCAAATACGATATTGCATTAATAGGAGACTATAACATAGGTGGTGATGCATGGGCCTCTAGGAAGATCCTTGAAGATATGGGGTTAAATCTTATCTCGCAATCAACAGGGGATTCAACGATTAATGAGATAGAAAATTTAGGAAGAGCAAAAGTTGTGCTTATTCACTGCTATAGATCAATGAACTATATAGCTAGATATATTGAAGAAAAGTTTGGTATACCATGGTTAGAGTTTAATTTTTTTGGACCTACTGAGATCTTTAATAGTATGAGGCACATTGCTTCATTCTTTGATGATAAGATAAAAGAGAGAACAGAATATCTAATAAATGAAAAATATGTGCCTATAACTAATAAGATTATTGAAGAATACAAGCCAAGGCTTAAAGACAAAACAGTTATGTTATATGTTGGAGGATTAAGACCGAGGCATACTATACCCGCATTTAGAGATCTAGGGATGGAGGTATTAATTACTGGTTATGAATTTGCTCATAACGACGATTATGAAAGAACAAAAAAATATTTAGAAGATGCAACCCTCGTTGTAGACGATATGAATGAATATGAGATGGAAAATCTACTTAAAAACCATAAACCAAACATGTTCGGCTCTGGTATTAAAGAGAAATACCAATCACAGAAATTGGGGGTTCCTTTTAGGCAGATGCACTCATGGGACTATTCAGGCCCCTATCATGGTATAGACGGATTTGGTGTCTTTGCTAGGGATATGGATATGACAGTTAATGGCCCAGTATGGAAGAAAATTAAAGCACCTTGGAATAAAAGTTAG